A window of Desulforegulaceae bacterium genomic DNA:
CTTGAAATTGAAGAAGAAAACTGTGTCAAAAAATCATTTCCAAATTTTTGGGAAGTGTTTGAGGGAGTGTTGGAAAAATGAAAGTTTTTTTAATAGGATACAGGTGCACAGGAAAAACCTCTGTTGGAAAACTTTTAGCAAAAAAGCTTAATTTGAATTTTTATGATTGTGATTTTTATCTTCAGGAAAATGAAAACAAAACAATTGCAAATATTGTTGAGGAAAATAATTGGGAATATTTTAGAAATCTTGAATCAAAGTATTTAAAAGAAATTTGTAAAAAGGAAAATATTGTTGTTTCAACAGGGGGCGGAGTAGTTGAAAAGTCTGAAAATATTGATTTAATAAAATCTGAAGGTATTGGAATCTGGCTTAAGGCAAAACCGGCAACCATAAAAAAAAGAATTTGTTCTGATGAAAATACCAGGGATTTAAGACCGTCTCTTACAGGATTTACCATGGAAAAAGAAATAGATGAAGTTTTGAAAAAAAGAGAACCTTTATACAAAAAGACCTCTTCTTTTATTTTTGATACTGATAATCTTGGAATTGATGAACTTGCAGACTTAATAATCAAAGAATTAAATATTTAAGGATAATATAAATGCCTGGAAACTCTTTTGGTAAAATTTTTAAAATTACAACCTTTGGTGAATCCCATGGTGAAAGTCTTGGAGTTATTATTGATGGATGCCCTTCCAATATCTTTTTTGATATGGAAAAAATTCAGAAAATAATGGACAGAAGAAAACCTGG
This region includes:
- a CDS encoding shikimate kinase translates to MKVFLIGYRCTGKTSVGKLLAKKLNLNFYDCDFYLQENENKTIANIVEENNWEYFRNLESKYLKEICKKENIVVSTGGGVVEKSENIDLIKSEGIGIWLKAKPATIKKRICSDENTRDLRPSLTGFTMEKEIDEVLKKREPLYKKTSSFIFDTDNLGIDELADLIIKELNI